The following proteins are co-located in the Sporolactobacillus pectinivorans genome:
- a CDS encoding dihydroorotate dehydrogenase electron transfer subunit produces MKYLCGTILANQQVSKRYWRIATEVSGLDEPVRPGQFFHVRCSDNLKNMLRRPFSIYKWNPYNRIIEFLYLVKGEGTAALTEKRPGQLLDMIGPLGHGFSLPPNQAPILLAARGVGVATLNALAQKALVEKHNVFVLISARTRADLLAASDLERAGATVLNVTDEEGTSSVPRVARLAQDLITEQSISAAYTCGSKRLARLIRELAAQSGINAEIAIEAHMACGMGDCYACAGRLRDGDQIRTVRVCSEGPVFPIRKVVL; encoded by the coding sequence ATGAAATATCTTTGCGGTACAATACTGGCCAATCAGCAGGTCAGCAAACGTTACTGGCGGATCGCAACGGAAGTCTCAGGACTCGATGAACCTGTCCGGCCGGGGCAGTTTTTTCATGTCCGGTGTAGCGATAACCTGAAAAATATGTTGCGACGTCCATTCAGTATCTACAAATGGAATCCGTACAACCGGATTATTGAATTTCTTTACCTTGTAAAAGGTGAGGGGACAGCCGCGTTGACAGAAAAAAGACCGGGGCAGTTGCTTGACATGATCGGGCCACTCGGGCACGGATTTAGTCTCCCGCCTAATCAGGCCCCCATTTTACTTGCGGCAAGAGGAGTTGGTGTGGCTACTCTGAACGCACTTGCTCAGAAAGCTTTAGTAGAAAAACATAATGTTTTTGTACTGATCAGCGCTCGGACACGCGCCGATCTGCTGGCGGCATCTGATCTGGAGCGAGCCGGTGCAACCGTTTTGAACGTCACTGATGAGGAAGGAACGAGCTCCGTACCTCGGGTCGCTCGTCTGGCACAGGACTTAATCACGGAACAAAGCATTTCCGCTGCCTATACATGCGGTTCAAAAAGGCTAGCCAGACTGATACGAGAGCTGGCGGCGCAGAGCGGCATTAATGCCGAAATCGCAATCGAAGCGCACATGGCTTGCGGTATGGGAGATTGCTATGCCTGCGCCGGCAGGCTTCGTGATGGCGATCAGATCCGGACGGTACGGGTCTGCAGCGAAGGGCCTGTCTTTCCGATCCGGAAGGTGGTGCTTTAA
- a CDS encoding nitronate monooxygenase: MANTFLAMSIDIETRKPKIGNIMGGISGPAVKPLVVRLIFQVHQATKLPIIGSGGVMNGRDAIEMILAGATAVQVGTANFISPTAMPEAIDEIRRYMVSHNIETIAELIGKIELE; this comes from the coding sequence GTGGCTAATACATTTCTGGCTATGTCGATCGATATCGAGACACGGAAACCGAAGATTGGAAACATTATGGGCGGTATTTCCGGCCCGGCCGTTAAACCACTTGTCGTCCGCCTGATTTTCCAGGTGCATCAAGCCACGAAATTGCCGATTATCGGCAGCGGCGGTGTGATGAACGGGCGTGACGCCATCGAAATGATTCTGGCCGGCGCAACTGCTGTGCAAGTTGGCACGGCGAATTTTATCAGTCCAACTGCGATGCCCGAAGCCATTGACGAAATACGCCGATACATGGTAAGCCATAATATAGAAACAATCGCCGAGCTGATCGGAAAAATAGAACTGGAATAG
- the allB gene encoding allantoinase AllB, which yields MEWDYVIKNGTIVTPGETYQANLYIKDGKIAAISGEPLEGTAKKETDAEGKYILPGLIDVHVHSRDPGPTYKEDFFTSTQAAAAGGITTIFDMPNTTPPTRDIESFHAQVANLTPKAHVDFGLWGICLGHMNNKDIPALAEAGVIGFKYFWGYAINKKTFQLTYNYKAGMDDVIPPFSDGEVYEIFQNIAKTGKVLAVHAEDSSLILKLTEKVKENGGTDYDALLEGRPNLAEEVTIQMGLSFSQASGAHLHVLHVTTAEGVDAIQQAKAKGSPVSAETCPHYLFLSNEDYPKIGPVMKIYPPVKYEKDKKRLWRGINDGTITIISSDHAPHTPEEKNGDLWSIPAGMPGTETMVPLMLNAVNEGRITLQKLTALLSENPAKRFGIYPQKGSLEVGTDADITIVDMNKESIIKAENLHSKSKITAYDGWHIKGLPVETIVRGETVMKNGEIVHKPLGHVVRPKN from the coding sequence ATGGAATGGGATTATGTCATAAAAAATGGAACCATCGTCACGCCCGGAGAGACGTATCAAGCCAATCTCTACATTAAAGACGGAAAAATTGCGGCAATTTCCGGCGAACCGCTCGAAGGAACCGCTAAGAAGGAAACGGATGCCGAGGGAAAATACATACTGCCTGGTCTGATTGATGTTCACGTGCACTCGCGCGACCCAGGCCCGACTTATAAGGAGGACTTCTTTACATCTACTCAGGCCGCTGCTGCCGGCGGAATCACCACCATCTTTGATATGCCGAATACAACGCCGCCGACAAGAGATATTGAAAGTTTCCATGCACAGGTCGCAAATCTGACACCAAAGGCCCATGTCGATTTCGGTCTCTGGGGCATTTGTCTTGGCCACATGAACAATAAGGATATTCCGGCATTAGCCGAAGCCGGTGTGATCGGCTTCAAATATTTTTGGGGCTACGCCATCAACAAAAAGACTTTTCAGCTGACTTATAATTACAAAGCCGGTATGGATGACGTCATTCCGCCATTCTCAGACGGAGAAGTTTATGAAATCTTCCAGAATATTGCCAAGACCGGGAAAGTTCTCGCTGTTCATGCCGAGGACAGCAGCCTGATCTTGAAGCTGACGGAAAAGGTGAAAGAAAACGGCGGCACCGATTATGATGCCTTGCTCGAAGGCCGGCCGAATCTTGCTGAAGAAGTGACGATACAGATGGGCCTGTCCTTCTCGCAAGCATCCGGTGCCCACCTGCATGTGCTGCACGTGACCACAGCCGAAGGCGTTGATGCGATTCAGCAAGCCAAAGCCAAGGGCTCGCCGGTCAGTGCCGAGACATGCCCGCACTATCTGTTTCTGAGCAATGAGGATTATCCGAAAATCGGGCCAGTGATGAAGATTTATCCGCCGGTCAAATATGAAAAGGACAAAAAGCGGCTCTGGCGGGGAATCAATGACGGAACGATCACGATCATCTCTTCAGATCACGCACCGCATACACCCGAAGAGAAGAACGGTGATCTTTGGTCTATTCCGGCTGGCATGCCCGGCACGGAAACAATGGTGCCGCTGATGTTGAATGCCGTTAACGAGGGCAGGATCACGCTGCAGAAACTGACCGCACTACTCTCTGAGAATCCGGCCAAACGTTTCGGCATCTATCCGCAAAAAGGTTCGCTTGAAGTTGGTACCGATGCCGACATCACGATAGTAGACATGAACAAAGAATCAATCATTAAAGCGGAAAACCTGCACAGCAAAAGCAAAATCACTGCCTATGACGGCTGGCACATCAAAGGCCTACCCGTCGAAACAATCGTCCGTGGTGAAACTGTCATGAAGAATGGCGAAATTGTTCATAAACCGCTGGGTCATGTAGTCAGACCCAAAAATTAA
- a CDS encoding glucosaminidase domain-containing protein gives MSEKQRKENRSVKMGKWGKPLLILSALTSLSVPSVHVALADNGESVSQTSSTGSPTGKTSSNVDGSDNPSQQPTNVGQTSTTGPSVQNNTSSDTGTLGDTLPSIATSSSSSITSTSSASTPKLGNTANVQNNEQPIEPNKVTNNVGSSTKTVSQSVVQKASVKTVQSPQTNYTAVQNMVDSSSTNDVTGQFISEIGSEAQEIASENDLYASVMIAQAILESASGQSGLTQEADNLFGIKGTYNGQYVTMNTYEDEGGNTVEVEAQFRKYPSLSASMQDYANLLKNGLSSNPDYYAKVWKSNAPTYQDAAQALQGTYATDTTYASSLDQLISEYDLTKYDSGKAVQDPAGSTQSDKVPSATVAVGSTVATNGILYASSDASSSVKTNLSTVKVSKIYPLAINKYQVTNNGTVVGYLRTLSTASSEKTPTTAGSPTAASQPSSGSVGSTVKTNGILYASSDADSSVRTSLTTVTISKIYPSATNKYQVMNNGTVVGYLRTLSTASSEKTPTTAGSPTAASQPSSGSVGSTVKTNGILYASSDASGSVKTSLTTVTISKIYPSATNKYQVMNNGTVVGYLRTLSTASSGNSTSGSTVNSSAISVGSTVNTNGVIYLSSDAAAPLITSLTKAQVSKIYPSAKNKYQVEVNGVVVGYLRFASAVSASKNSSPDPASESVGSTINTNGILYVSSTDATYVKTSLTTVTISKIYPSATNKYQVEVNGTIVGYLR, from the coding sequence ATGTCAGAAAAACAAAGAAAAGAAAACAGATCAGTAAAGATGGGAAAATGGGGAAAACCACTGCTGATTCTATCAGCACTAACATCATTATCAGTTCCAAGTGTTCACGTCGCGCTGGCCGATAACGGCGAATCTGTGAGTCAGACCTCGTCAACAGGCAGCCCAACCGGGAAGACTTCATCAAATGTGGACGGTTCAGATAATCCTTCACAGCAGCCGACAAATGTTGGGCAAACAAGCACAACAGGCCCCTCAGTTCAGAATAATACTTCATCGGATACCGGCACACTCGGAGACACTCTTCCTTCGATAGCCACTTCATCATCTTCATCCATAACGAGCACAAGCTCTGCTTCCACTCCAAAATTGGGCAACACGGCTAATGTGCAGAATAACGAGCAGCCGATCGAGCCGAATAAAGTCACGAATAATGTCGGAAGCAGTACAAAAACAGTCAGCCAGAGTGTGGTGCAGAAGGCCAGTGTTAAAACGGTCCAATCACCTCAGACCAATTACACAGCAGTGCAGAATATGGTAGATTCGAGCAGTACAAATGATGTTACTGGGCAATTTATCTCTGAAATAGGCAGCGAGGCTCAGGAAATCGCTTCTGAAAATGATCTTTACGCCTCTGTTATGATCGCTCAGGCTATTCTTGAGAGTGCCTCCGGGCAAAGCGGCCTTACGCAGGAAGCAGACAACCTGTTTGGTATTAAGGGAACGTACAATGGTCAATATGTCACGATGAACACATATGAAGATGAGGGCGGAAATACGGTAGAAGTTGAGGCTCAGTTCAGGAAATATCCCTCTCTGTCCGCTTCCATGCAGGACTATGCCAATCTTCTGAAAAACGGCTTATCCTCGAACCCTGATTATTATGCAAAGGTCTGGAAGTCAAACGCGCCGACCTATCAGGATGCAGCGCAGGCGCTGCAGGGGACCTATGCCACCGATACGACTTATGCGTCAAGTCTGGATCAGTTGATTTCGGAATATGATCTGACAAAATACGACAGTGGAAAAGCCGTCCAGGACCCGGCAGGTTCTACCCAATCAGATAAGGTTCCGTCTGCTACTGTTGCAGTTGGTTCAACAGTAGCAACAAACGGTATCCTCTACGCGTCATCAGATGCTAGCAGTTCGGTCAAAACGAATTTGTCCACGGTAAAAGTCAGTAAGATCTATCCCTTGGCGATCAACAAATATCAGGTAACAAACAACGGAACAGTGGTCGGCTATCTGCGCACATTGTCTACTGCAAGTTCAGAAAAAACGCCAACAACCGCGGGCAGTCCTACTGCTGCATCTCAGCCTTCATCGGGTTCAGTGGGATCCACGGTTAAAACGAATGGTATCCTCTACGCATCATCAGACGCTGACAGTTCGGTCAGAACCAGTCTGACCACGGTAACAATCAGCAAAATTTATCCTTCGGCAACCAACAAATATCAAGTAATGAACAATGGAACGGTAGTCGGTTATCTGCGCACATTGTCTACTGCAAGTTCAGAAAAAACGCCAACAACCGCGGGCAGTCCTACTGCTGCATCTCAGCCTTCATCGGGTTCAGTGGGATCCACAGTTAAAACGAATGGTATCCTCTACGCATCATCAGATGCTAGCGGTTCGGTCAAAACGAGCCTGACAACGGTAACAATCAGCAAGATTTATCCTTCGGCAACCAATAAATATCAAGTAATGAACAATGGAACGGTAGTTGGCTATCTGCGCACATTATCAACAGCAAGTTCAGGCAACAGTACATCCGGTTCTACGGTTAACTCTTCCGCCATATCGGTAGGATCAACAGTTAACACGAATGGAGTGATCTACCTGTCCTCAGATGCAGCTGCTCCGCTGATCACGAGCCTAACGAAAGCTCAGGTCAGCAAGATCTATCCTTCTGCAAAAAATAAATATCAGGTCGAAGTCAATGGCGTCGTTGTCGGTTACCTTCGTTTTGCATCGGCAGTGTCGGCTTCAAAAAACAGTTCACCAGATCCAGCCAGTGAATCTGTGGGTTCCACAATAAATACCAACGGCATTCTCTATGTTTCATCGACTGATGCAACTTATGTAAAAACGAGTCTGACCACGGTAACAATCAGCAAGATCTATCCTTCTGCAACCAATAAATATCAAGTTGAAGTAAATGGGACAATCGTGGGATATTTACGGTGA
- a CDS encoding glycoside hydrolase family 70 protein — MKNVKLLLVFMMVIFIFGNVYSVPETAKAARTTHGYISNAALDKHVIFQSFSLYQPYDGNNSNNNMYSTLNKNTSLLKSWGITDVWMPPAYRAFSMSRYQEGYAMTDRYDLGEFNQGPNGTKATKYGTSDELKAVISSLHSQGLKVEEDLVPNQMLGLSQQQAVTVTRVDHNGNLFMNPFTTHQPTKIINQVYLAYTEGGGLGQEKYGYIPEWNKNYFNGTSIQGVGMGSAMKDTSSEQSLVPNNVQTATSAQPAVAAQESVEALQNSSSSDGYYHYYGVGNPKNNVPSYLDDAAKTGNINTVDGYLPANGWYDVGGGNWKPFLINDPDFQSFMKLHGFSTYDALVNGDNTVIADLLNNQYLPSKSQYSFTSEEPSYQNDVSGTDMDDELLFAGHENDINHTFDGKNEFLVGNDIDNANPTVQTEQKNWEEFLLGLPMEKKGEIGEYHFDGFRIDAASCYDTQILKDEAALMQKYYGSDLNNHLSYIESYEGQQNGFENSIGNGQLAYDSSLFYTLQNALGKASGAQSLTMLATNSAVNRTYPNGQTAIPNWSFVTNHDQEKNRVNKIMEDMYGITPNMQYGSTTPKSFQFEYDKGTEAKALDVYENDMASTVKKYAPYNVVSSYAYLLTNKDTVPTVYYGDLFKTNGTYMQDRTLYYNPIVNLLKLRQQYVSGNQKVTYYKTNTSSQAGKDLISSVRYGTSSQSGVAVVIGNNPNTNTTIKVDMGKQHANQLFTDATGFNKQQLATDNNGILTVPVKGVSNPIVHGYLGVWVPGQSASVGYLTSDQTIRTSPSTKGSSIATLKKGTAVQVLASGTWNKILYNNQIAYINGSHSVSKTRPVLYTGYLTKDQSIRTSPSTNNRPIATLKKGSAVQVLANGTWYTILYNNRIAYVNGSVSMTQPVLYTGYLDKTQAMHTGAWVKSKIIKTLPAGSAVSVQQPGRWTKVSYRGSSYYIWGADVKKPWYAKLTRDTKLYTSTSFRSHSFRNLYKNSTITVINSRSYWVQVVYNGRIGYVWKNYVRR; from the coding sequence TTGAAGAACGTTAAATTGTTACTAGTGTTTATGATGGTAATCTTTATTTTTGGAAATGTTTATAGCGTTCCCGAGACAGCCAAAGCAGCTAGAACAACTCATGGCTATATTTCGAATGCTGCATTGGACAAGCATGTGATCTTTCAAAGCTTCAGCCTGTACCAGCCATATGACGGCAACAATAGTAATAACAACATGTACTCGACTTTGAATAAGAACACATCTTTACTTAAAAGCTGGGGAATCACGGATGTCTGGATGCCTCCGGCCTATCGTGCCTTCTCTATGTCCCGCTATCAGGAAGGCTACGCGATGACAGACCGTTACGATTTAGGAGAGTTCAATCAGGGCCCAAACGGTACAAAAGCTACTAAGTATGGAACGAGTGATGAACTAAAAGCGGTGATCAGCAGCCTACATAGCCAGGGACTTAAAGTCGAAGAAGATTTGGTCCCGAACCAAATGCTTGGGTTATCTCAACAACAGGCTGTTACAGTAACAAGAGTGGATCATAATGGGAACTTATTCATGAATCCATTTACAACACACCAACCAACTAAAATTATCAATCAAGTTTATTTGGCTTATACAGAGGGTGGTGGACTGGGTCAGGAAAAATATGGATACATACCGGAATGGAATAAGAATTATTTTAACGGAACATCAATTCAGGGTGTAGGTATGGGATCTGCAATGAAGGATACTTCGTCAGAACAATCGCTTGTCCCAAATAATGTCCAAACTGCGACATCAGCTCAACCTGCCGTTGCAGCACAAGAAAGTGTAGAAGCATTACAGAATTCAAGCAGCAGTGACGGTTACTATCACTATTATGGAGTAGGCAATCCTAAAAATAATGTCCCAAGTTATTTGGATGATGCTGCAAAGACAGGCAATATCAACACTGTGGATGGTTACTTACCCGCCAATGGCTGGTATGATGTTGGAGGAGGTAATTGGAAGCCATTTCTGATCAATGATCCTGATTTTCAGTCATTTATGAAACTTCACGGTTTTAGTACCTATGATGCGCTTGTCAATGGAGATAACACGGTCATTGCGGACTTGTTGAACAATCAGTATCTGCCATCAAAATCACAATACAGTTTTACTTCTGAGGAGCCATCCTATCAGAACGATGTTTCAGGAACAGATATGGATGATGAGTTATTGTTTGCCGGCCATGAGAATGATATCAATCATACTTTTGATGGTAAGAATGAGTTTCTTGTTGGCAATGATATTGATAATGCTAACCCGACGGTTCAGACTGAACAGAAAAATTGGGAGGAATTTCTGCTTGGGCTCCCTATGGAGAAGAAGGGCGAAATCGGAGAATACCATTTTGATGGTTTCAGAATTGACGCTGCAAGCTGCTATGATACACAGATTTTGAAAGATGAAGCAGCTTTGATGCAGAAATACTATGGGTCAGATCTGAACAACCATCTCAGCTACATTGAATCCTATGAAGGACAGCAAAATGGGTTTGAAAACAGTATTGGAAATGGTCAGCTTGCCTATGATTCGTCACTTTTTTACACGCTCCAGAACGCATTGGGGAAAGCATCAGGGGCACAGTCACTGACTATGCTCGCCACAAATTCAGCAGTCAACCGAACATATCCAAACGGACAGACTGCTATACCGAACTGGTCGTTTGTGACGAACCATGATCAGGAAAAGAACCGCGTCAATAAGATTATGGAAGATATGTACGGTATCACTCCAAATATGCAATATGGTTCAACAACGCCTAAATCCTTCCAGTTTGAATATGACAAAGGGACAGAAGCCAAGGCACTTGACGTATATGAGAATGATATGGCAAGCACAGTCAAAAAATATGCACCATATAACGTGGTCAGTTCCTATGCTTACTTGTTGACAAACAAAGACACAGTTCCCACAGTTTATTATGGCGACCTATTTAAGACGAACGGCACGTATATGCAAGATAGAACACTTTACTACAATCCGATTGTCAACCTTTTGAAGTTGAGACAGCAGTATGTGTCGGGAAATCAGAAAGTGACCTACTATAAAACAAATACTTCCAGTCAAGCTGGCAAGGATTTGATTTCAAGTGTACGTTATGGCACTTCTTCACAATCAGGGGTTGCTGTAGTGATCGGAAATAATCCGAATACTAATACCACGATTAAAGTAGACATGGGCAAACAGCATGCCAATCAATTGTTTACGGATGCCACAGGATTTAACAAACAACAATTGGCAACTGATAATAATGGGATTTTGACGGTCCCTGTGAAGGGTGTCAGTAATCCGATTGTCCATGGCTATTTAGGTGTTTGGGTACCAGGACAGTCAGCCTCAGTGGGTTACCTGACGAGTGATCAAACGATACGGACAAGTCCTTCCACTAAAGGTTCTTCAATAGCTACCTTGAAAAAGGGTACGGCAGTACAGGTACTGGCAAGTGGGACTTGGAACAAAATCTTATACAATAACCAGATTGCGTACATCAATGGTAGTCATAGTGTCAGTAAGACAAGGCCGGTTCTTTACACTGGATATTTGACAAAAGATCAGTCGATACGGACAAGTCCTTCCACCAATAATCGCCCGATAGCTACTTTGAAGAAGGGTTCAGCAGTACAAGTACTGGCAAATGGAACTTGGTACACCATTTTATATAATAACCGGATTGCGTATGTCAACGGCAGTGTTAGTATGACACAGCCGGTTCTCTACACAGGTTATCTGGATAAGACTCAAGCGATGCACACTGGCGCTTGGGTGAAGAGCAAGATTATTAAAACACTTCCGGCCGGGTCCGCAGTCAGTGTTCAGCAGCCGGGAAGGTGGACTAAAGTAAGCTACAGAGGCTCCAGCTATTACATCTGGGGTGCTGATGTTAAGAAGCCGTGGTATGCGAAGCTGACGAGAGATACAAAATTGTATACGAGTACATCTTTCAGATCGCATAGCTTCAGAAATTTGTATAAAAATTCTACGATAACAGTCATTAACAGCCGGTCCTATTGGGTGCAAGTTGTTTATAACGGCAGAATTGGATATGTCTGGAAGAATTACGTTCGAAGATAA
- a CDS encoding PTS sugar transporter subunit IIA, with translation MEFVADHLKDIASPQTAGAVRKKGPTPEQGTTSGSEQIYAPVSGEMVPLKNVPDPVFSQGMMGEGVAIKPADGTFVAPAAGEIVQLGETKHAYGIRTSLGEEILVHIGLDTVALKGEGFTAHVKSGDRVSAGQTIITADLSIIREKAKSDITSIVVTNSMENKFIFDWSDPGKVEAGKTILFESQTK, from the coding sequence GTGGAATTTGTCGCTGATCATCTGAAGGACATCGCATCACCGCAAACGGCAGGCGCTGTAAGGAAAAAGGGACCGACTCCGGAACAGGGAACAACTTCCGGTTCAGAACAAATCTATGCGCCTGTATCAGGTGAAATGGTTCCGCTTAAGAATGTGCCGGATCCCGTCTTCTCTCAAGGTATGATGGGTGAAGGCGTTGCGATTAAACCGGCTGACGGGACGTTTGTCGCTCCGGCCGCGGGCGAAATCGTTCAGCTTGGGGAAACAAAGCACGCATACGGGATCCGCACGTCTCTGGGTGAGGAAATACTCGTTCATATCGGACTCGACACAGTCGCCCTGAAAGGCGAAGGATTTACAGCGCACGTCAAATCGGGTGATCGTGTCTCGGCCGGACAAACGATTATTACAGCGGATTTGTCTATTATTCGGGAAAAGGCTAAATCGGACATCACCTCTATTGTGGTGACCAACAGCATGGAAAATAAATTCATTTTTGACTGGTCGGATCCCGGAAAAGTGGAGGCCGGTAAAACGATTCTTTTTGAAAGCCAGACAAAGTGA
- a CDS encoding PTS transporter subunit EIIC, translating to MHRDHLFKRLAAGLVYPILAIIIYALFLLLSLTGFGGFSGVANTFGYFLPLILSVGLAVGIAHDKSGAAALAGCVGYLVFAASFTSIVNAKLVFDVTTPVKVGASLGGTMVFFFICACLTGIVAGWLYNKFYNIHLPEWLAFFGGRRFVPIITSVYGLFLGSFIAQIVLAHIK from the coding sequence ATGCATCGGGATCATCTTTTTAAACGCTTGGCAGCTGGACTTGTTTATCCCATTCTTGCTATCATTATTTATGCGCTATTCTTGCTGCTTTCGCTAACCGGTTTTGGAGGCTTTTCCGGGGTGGCCAATACTTTTGGTTACTTTTTGCCGCTCATTTTATCGGTCGGACTTGCGGTCGGCATTGCGCACGACAAAAGCGGTGCGGCAGCGCTTGCGGGTTGTGTCGGCTACCTGGTATTTGCCGCTTCATTCACATCGATTGTGAATGCCAAACTCGTTTTTGATGTGACGACGCCGGTGAAAGTTGGAGCTTCATTAGGTGGAACAATGGTTTTCTTCTTTATTTGCGCCTGCCTGACCGGAATCGTTGCCGGCTGGCTGTACAACAAATTCTACAATATTCATTTACCGGAATGGCTGGCTTTTTTCGGCGGGCGCCGTTTTGTGCCGATTATTACCAGTGTATACGGCCTTTTTCTAGGTTCATTCATTGCTCAAATCGTGCTGGCACACATTAAATAA
- a CDS encoding transposase — MTDHDRIFKELLHNFFDEFLEAFFPKIYERLDLSVKKFLSEELFPDLINGNKKRADVIAETKLKSAKDLILIVHLEAQNYYQESFPERMFIYFCMIYLKFRKPVLPIAIFSYNKIKNEPDEFVVVAPFLRVNQFKFLKVELHKLNWRTFMHSNNPVSAALMSRMHYSKKERVQVRLAFLRQLVHMNLDEARLGMINGFFETYLQLDENEEEQLMKETRELPVNECDAVLKWPNSFYDRGVKQGIEQGIEQGIEKGIERGIKQGVDQGKVEASKEFARKLLNKQMSIAEISELTGLAEDEIVKLEKVDE; from the coding sequence ATGACGGATCATGACCGCATCTTCAAAGAATTACTCCACAACTTTTTTGATGAATTTCTTGAAGCCTTTTTCCCGAAGATCTATGAAAGACTCGATTTATCAGTAAAAAAATTTCTTTCAGAGGAACTGTTTCCCGATCTGATTAATGGGAATAAGAAAAGAGCCGATGTCATCGCAGAAACAAAATTGAAGTCGGCGAAGGATTTGATCCTGATCGTTCATCTTGAAGCGCAGAATTATTATCAGGAGAGCTTTCCTGAGCGGATGTTTATCTACTTCTGCATGATCTATCTGAAATTTCGAAAACCAGTTTTACCGATCGCCATTTTCAGCTACAATAAAATTAAGAACGAACCTGATGAATTTGTAGTGGTCGCACCATTCTTGAGAGTCAATCAGTTTAAATTTCTTAAAGTTGAGTTGCATAAGTTGAACTGGAGAACGTTCATGCATAGCAACAATCCGGTCAGTGCAGCACTGATGAGCAGGATGCATTACTCGAAGAAAGAGCGGGTTCAGGTTCGTCTCGCTTTCCTCAGGCAGCTGGTCCATATGAACCTTGATGAAGCACGCCTGGGCATGATCAACGGATTCTTTGAAACCTATCTTCAGCTGGATGAAAACGAGGAGGAACAACTGATGAAAGAAACGAGAGAACTGCCTGTAAATGAGTGTGACGCCGTCTTAAAATGGCCAAACTCATTCTATGACCGCGGTGTGAAACAAGGAATTGAACAAGGTATCGAACAAGGCATTGAAAAAGGAATTGAACGAGGTATTAAGCAGGGTGTGGATCAAGGCAAGGTTGAAGCATCAAAGGAGTTTGCCCGTAAATTACTGAACAAGCAGATGAGCATCGCAGAAATCAGCGAACTGACCGGTCTGGCGGAGGATGAAATTGTGAAGTTGGAGAAAGTAGATGAGTGA